AGCCATGGTCAATGCGACAGCTCCTGGTTGACGGACAGGGTAACTTTGGCTCCGTGGACGGCGATCGCCCGGCGGCGATGCGTTACACCGAGGCTAAGCTACAGCGCGTTGCCTCGGAGGCGCTGCTGGAGGACATGGACAAGGAAACGGTGGACTTTGCGCCGAACTACGATGAGTCCACGAGCGAGCCGACGGTTCTACCGGCACGGTTTCCCAATCTTTTGGTCAACGGCGCCGGTGGCATTGCAGTCGGCATGGCGACAAATATTCCTCCCCATAATCTTGGGGAGGTAATTGACGGCTGTTTTGCTTACATAGACGATCCGGATATCTCCGTGGATCGGCTCATGGAATTCATTCCGGGCCCGGATTTTCCGACAGGCGGTATCATTCTTGGGCGCGCGGGCATACGCGATGCGTTCCATACCGGACGCGGTTCCGTCGTAACCCGTGGTAAGGCAGAGATCGAGCTGCGCGACCGTGATCGTGAGTCCATCGTTATCACTGAAATTCCCTATCAGGTGAACAAGGCTCGCATGATTGAGCAGATAGCACAGGCGGTGCGTGCAGGAACGATTGAAGGCGTTGCCGAGTTGCGGGACGAGAGCGATCGCCATGGGATGCGGGTCGTGGTGGACCTCAAGCGCGACGCTATGGGCGATGTGGTCTTGAACCAGCTCTATCGCTTTACGCAGCTCCAGACGTCTTTCGGCGTGAACATGTTGGCCCTCAATGGTGGGCGGCCTGAGTTGATGGGGCTGAAGGACATCGTTGCCGCGTTTGTGGCCTTCCGTGAAGAGGTTATTACGCGCCGCACGATGTATGAGTTGCGCAAGGCTCGCGAACGCGCGCACATCCAACTTGGACTAGCGGTTGCCGTTGCCAACATCGACCCGGTCATCGCCTTGATCCGTGCGGCTGCCGACCCGGAAACCGCCCGTCAGGAATTAATGGCAAGGGACTGGCCGGCCGCTCAGGTCGGCCCGTTGATAGCGCTTGTTGATGAGCCGGGGAGGGCGGTGAGCGATGAAGGCACCTACCGTTTATCGGAGATTCAGGCAAAAGCCATCCTGGAATTGCGCCTGCAGAAACTGACCGGCCTGGAACGGGAAAAGATCGCCGAGGAATTGCAGGGGCTGATCGAGCAGATCAAGGAGTACCTGGCCATCCTCGAATCGCGCGAGAAGCTCTTGGAGGTCCTGCGCGCCGAACTTCAGGATATCAAGGATCGCTACGCCGATCCCCGGCGCACCGAGATCGACGAGCACGCCTTTGATCAAGATGATGAATCCTTGATCCAACGTGCCGAGATGGTCGTAACAATTACCCATGGGGGTTACATCAAGCGCGTGCCGCTTTCGACCTACCGTGCGCAAAGACGCGGCGGCAAAGGCCGGTCGGGAATGGCGACACGCGACGATGATTTCGTGGCTCAGGTACAGGTCTGTTCCACACATTCACCGCTCTTGTTTTTTACCTCGCGGGGAATGGCATACAAGATGAAGGTCTGGCGGCTGCCGGTTGGCACGCCGCAGGCGCGAGGAAAGGCGCTCGTCAATCTGTTGCCCTTGGAGAAGGGTGAAGCTGTCACGACTTGCTTGGCCTTGCCGGAGGACGAGACGCTCTGGGACGAAATGTCCGTTCTTTTCGCGACCTCCACGGGAACCATTCGACGGAACAAGCTCTCCGATTTTTCCAATATCAGGTCGAACGGCAAAATTGCCATGAAGCTTGATGAAGAGGGTGGCGGATACCTGGTTTCCGTAAAGCTCTGTGAGGATAACGAGGATGTGCTTTTGGCCACGGCCAAAGGAAAGGCTATACGCTTCCATGTTACCGATCTGCGTGTTTTCACGGGCCGCAGTTCGACAGGCGTTCGCGGAATCAAGCTAGGCAAGGATGATGAAGTTATCTCCATGTCAATCCTTGCGAGCAATGCGATCGAAATGGAGGAGCGGACGGCCTATTTGCGTTATGCAGCGGCAAAACGCCGGGCAGATGGCATTGAAGACGACAGCGATACGCCTAGTGTTGATGAGGTGAGCGTTGAATTGGATGCCGACCGAATGGCGGAGCTGGAACAGGCCGAACAATTTGTACTTTCTGTTGCGGCAGATGGATTTGGAAAGCGCACGTCCGCTTATGAATACAGGGTGACAAAGCGCGGCGGGCAAGGGATTGGCAACCTTGACCTTTCCCGAGGGAAAAAACAAACCACAGTTGTTGCTGCTTTCCCGGTCGAACCAGACGACCAGCTAATGCTGGTAACGGACGGTGGCAAGCTAATCCGCATGCCAGTGGAGGGAATAAGGATTGCCGGTCGTACGACACGGGGAGTCACGTTGTTCCGGATTGGTGAAGATGAACGGGTCGTGTCGGTTGCCCGCTTGGGTGAGAGTGGTGAGGAAGAGGATGAAGACGAAACCGAGGATGGTCCCTCACTCGAAGAGAGATCCAGTGAATCTGAAGAATTAGCCCCGGAAATCGACGTCGATGAACCTGAGCAGGGGGATTAAGCGATGCAGCGGGAGGAGTTGATAGGTATCTACCCGGGAACGTTCGACCCTATCACGCTCGGGCATCTTGATATTATC
This is a stretch of genomic DNA from Limibacillus halophilus. It encodes these proteins:
- the gyrA gene encoding DNA gyrase subunit A, which gives rise to MSDQIPQRPAFDITPVTIEDEMKRSYLDYAMSVIVARALPDVRDGLKPVHRRILYVMKEGGFDWNRPYRKSARIVGDVMGKYHPHGDSAIYDAMVRMAQPWSMRQLLVDGQGNFGSVDGDRPAAMRYTEAKLQRVASEALLEDMDKETVDFAPNYDESTSEPTVLPARFPNLLVNGAGGIAVGMATNIPPHNLGEVIDGCFAYIDDPDISVDRLMEFIPGPDFPTGGIILGRAGIRDAFHTGRGSVVTRGKAEIELRDRDRESIVITEIPYQVNKARMIEQIAQAVRAGTIEGVAELRDESDRHGMRVVVDLKRDAMGDVVLNQLYRFTQLQTSFGVNMLALNGGRPELMGLKDIVAAFVAFREEVITRRTMYELRKARERAHIQLGLAVAVANIDPVIALIRAAADPETARQELMARDWPAAQVGPLIALVDEPGRAVSDEGTYRLSEIQAKAILELRLQKLTGLEREKIAEELQGLIEQIKEYLAILESREKLLEVLRAELQDIKDRYADPRRTEIDEHAFDQDDESLIQRAEMVVTITHGGYIKRVPLSTYRAQRRGGKGRSGMATRDDDFVAQVQVCSTHSPLLFFTSRGMAYKMKVWRLPVGTPQARGKALVNLLPLEKGEAVTTCLALPEDETLWDEMSVLFATSTGTIRRNKLSDFSNIRSNGKIAMKLDEEGGGYLVSVKLCEDNEDVLLATAKGKAIRFHVTDLRVFTGRSSTGVRGIKLGKDDEVISMSILASNAIEMEERTAYLRYAAAKRRADGIEDDSDTPSVDEVSVELDADRMAELEQAEQFVLSVAADGFGKRTSAYEYRVTKRGGQGIGNLDLSRGKKQTTVVAAFPVEPDDQLMLVTDGGKLIRMPVEGIRIAGRTTRGVTLFRIGEDERVVSVARLGESGEEEDEDETEDGPSLEERSSESEELAPEIDVDEPEQGD